The Amphiura filiformis chromosome 1, Afil_fr2py, whole genome shotgun sequence nucleotide sequence aaattaacctcccgcatatttggcattttagcccccaaaccccaaattttttcgcgctacgcgcgaatttattccacttttgcacaatatttcatcagtctaccttcaaaatggcaaaatttttcgcgctcttcgcgcgcatttgtacaataaacttattctgtgcctaaaaggtgccggattcactctatttaaaaaaacaatttccaTCCCCACCCCCCactcaaatgtcaaaaagaaatctacgccactcatgaatatctcccgtaattgatttagtctaaagaagccagattttgttacttgcacttgaatatatgtcttcaacggatatgatagcttgattagcttgcgtcttgagaaagaaccattgcgtcttgaactcaaaaattgacaaaaatattctgattttatatgtgccgaactatagtgcagcgtaggctagctgcactcactcgtgcaagcagtctaaaagcatatgaccattgacctcataatggcgtatacatgctcactcacacacagagaggtcaattaccaggctgttgtcagtagccttagtcggatgtcccttggctcattatgcgtctcaaaggtcggaacaaaatggccatgcgtggctgtggattcaacctaccatagcgatttctgccatgaagatgatcggggcgatgacactgtgcgtcgcCGTTCTATAGTCACTAttggattttcacgcgagtgtgataataataatgttgaaaacagctctacGAAGGATTACGTGTGATTGATAGAAGAAAATGGATacacacaatgacattatgttcctgtgttgtattcgtattacgcgggctttggatgtcgacattttcgcATTATGTACTAcgtattttgacctctccccCTGCAAACGCTGGAGGCGCACCGAATTGTGAATCGACCGAGTTCCTCCTGCATTTCATTCACTGTCACCTGTAGACCGATGCTGTGGTGCCAAGTTAACAGACCACCTGACATAATTATGTGGACAACTCTCAGAAGGTACTgcaagacccattcagtgatcccagcgaaagtgtaaaaaaattgaaattgtttataaattgcttaataaaagtgaaggataagtcattcaaattgtcatttggtatttttgaaatgaaaaatttggcaaaaaacaaacaaaacagcagtattaacgaagttgaaaccccattcgaatacatgtagctaatttagatactgtcagtatctaaattacagattcatgtaaattccttatttttgtcttaaatacacagctttcggttgaaccactaacaggctgtgtttacatattcatgacaatgacaaaggtaccaaaatctgaattttgatgatttttacgatcgaccggatgagcaaatcactgaatgggcctttaatcataGTAACATCATAATGATGCCACACTAAAAACTGATGCTCTCAAATGTAGATCATGTATAATTTTTCATACGTGTTCTTGGAAGCTTAAATGGCTCATTAATCGGCTTGACCGATAGTCAGTAACGCGCCTTTAAAGTTACCAGATGTATAGTATCAACCATGGATTTTTAATATAAGGATGCTTTTTGCTTgaagggtggggtgggtgtgtgtgtgggggatgtATGTGCGGGTCGGTGGTGCGAATGTGTGTAAATATCAGTGGGGATATATTTGAATacatgtgggggtgggtgtgtgtgtcaTGTGTGTGCAACAGCAAGATAcaagccagaggatgatttaaggaagccccatcatgcactgtaaaagtgttatcactagagtttcaactgccactttactttccaaatcccattgaactctgtgcaaaagatgttgttttagaattgcccgtgtgtcattattacttggtcgatttcagatctaaagtgatgtatgcaagaaggataattcacaccttctgtagataacataaaatgtgaaatcgaccaactttttgaaggtgtttttattgtaaatatatctgtccaaattcaaatttaaccatgcacgtgtgtatgcagtgggcgggcagacGTGTCATGtttactcacacagctgtgctaaccgcaagacttgctgggaagtgcttaaatcatcctctggatacAAGCTGATTGTACAAATCAAACAACTTACGGATGACATCACCGAAATATGGAATGATGTTGGATATGCTTCGAAATAGGTTTGTATAACCAGACCATGTATAAGATAGGCTGAGAAGGTCAACCTACTCAATGGTATCCAGAATGACCAACACAGAAAGTCATTAATCCAACCTGAAAGAAATGAAATAGATACACGATATGAAAATGGATATGCTTGATAATAGGTTTGTATAACCAGACATGATGCATGAGATACGCTGAGTACGTCAACTCACTCAATGGTATCCAGAATGACCAACACAGAAAGTCATTAATCCAACCtgaaataaatgaaatagatACACGATATGATAATGGACATGCTTAATTGGTAACCATATCATTATAAACATCGCCCAGAAACCTCGTCAATTGTATCTAGAGTGGACAACACAGAAAGTCATTGATCTAACCTGAAATGTAATCCTCGCTCAAATTTCCATTAAAACTTTGGTATTGTAGCAGACCATTCAGTTCTcaatataaggttcgctagtccgaacatgtgttcatagcattcgctagtctgaattttaaaagaggttctctagtccgaaaaaaattgaaaagaggttctttattccgacggttctttatctcgaaggttctatagtccgaattttaaaaatggttccctaatccgaatattaaaagaggttctttaatccgaattttaaaaacggttctctagtccgaatatgaaaataggctctatagtccgaatttaaaaaagggttctatagtccgaaattgcaaaagggttctatagtccgaaacggataccgtgttctttagtccgaatcagtaaaaaggctctatagtccgatttttttttataacattaacatttactgcgccctctagctagataatagcagagtttatggtaaacggATGACGCTACTTTTGCCCCCCCCGTCATCAAAAAAACAAATCCTGCATTCACGCCTGATATCCCcaacttactgtaaacaaagatcTTAAAAATACGATACTTGCTTCAAAAAGGTTGACATAtttttacaccatcagaaacgaaaagaaaaataatgaatggaacgaaaatataaagaaacctgaagaagtacaaaaacacacacacacacacccacacaaacagaacaaaagaaggaaagacacaatgaaagaaaataaatgaaagaacaaatgaaagactaaaaggaagtccaaatgaaagaacaatgaatacaaagataatgaacaaaataatgaacattaagaaagaacaaggagaagaaagaaagaatataataaagatagaacgaaagaaatttcaatatagaacaaacaaaaatgagaaagggattttaagaaagagctaacgaaaaaaatattgaacgaaatcaagaatgaataaatgaatgatgatttgacactgaaacaaatgatgaaaataaaattcggactatagaacctgtttaccaattcggactaaagaacacggtatccgtttcggactatagaacccttttgcaatttcggactatagaaccttttttttaaattcggactatagagcctagttccatattcggactatagaacccttttttaaattcggactatagagcctattttcatattcggactaaagaaccgttttcaaaattcggactatagaaccttcgaaataaagaaccatcggaataaagaaccttcgtaataaagaaccgtcggattaaagaaccttcggactagagaaccgtcggaataaagaaccgtcggactatagagcttccaccatgGTGACGCACACTACAGATGCTGAAAGCGCGTTCAGTGGCAGTAATACCTGAAGCAGGCTGATTGCCCCCGTGAttaccaaacatgccaaatagCATGATCAGATGATTCTGCATTTTGTTGTGGAGGGGTCTGTCTCGCGCTTTGCTGTGTGTTTCAGGCCCGGTTTCAGGGAATTTTGATGCTGATTCGGGCAATGGTTGCGCTTTGTTTCTTTGGCGACAGACAACATGACAGGTAAGCCCTTACCTCCATAGCCTGAAGCAGGCTGATTACCGGGCTGATTACCGGGCTGATTACCCCCGTGATTATTGACTGCATTGCTCCATTCACTTTGGAAAATTGTATCGCCAAAACTGGTATATGTTCCATATATGACGCTTACACCTACTGTTGACAGACAACATGACAGGTAAGCCCTAGGTATCTTACCTCCATAGCCGTAATAGCAAGCGAATACGACCCAACACAAGACCAATGACCATCCCAATCTGCTGAAAGTCCCATACAGGACATTGACTGCATTGCTCCATTCACTTTGGAAAATTGTATCGCCAAAACTGGTATATGTTCCATATATGACGCTTACACCTACTGCAAATGCTAAAGCCCATCCAACAGACACAACTATCTGAAGATGTGAAATAAAGAGCAAACATTCAGCAGCGAAAGTGTCAGGTTTAGGAAAATTTaatattgattgatttttgaTTATTTAGTTGAtatttattgatttcatattgcttgtaaacaaaatgCATGGAAAACAAATCTGTTGACAAATTTTGTCATATAACTTTTTgcttaaaaatacaattttttcctaATTTTGCAATTATAACTACGAAATGCggtaaaattgttcccaaaaccGAAATTGCGCGCAACAGCCTACAGGAAACAAAATTGGTTGTTGCTTGTTAGCCTAAGCTCAAaatataatcttactataaatagtaaTTTTAAATCACCATAGACCCAATAAACATGGATATGCCACGGTGTGTGTATCTCTGTTTTAGTGCAGACCATTACCAACGTTGGTCCAACTATTTTATTGTTGAATGAGAAGATGTTAGAATGGGTCAAGTGGAAAATATGGGAGGTACAAATGTACGAGTCAGCTGCGTCTGTCGGCATATGCTATATGAAAAGGTTTGTCAACGGAGAATATCCGTTGATCATATATTAAAGACTTACATATCTGCAAGGACTTTTACCCTGAGCTAGCGATAGTAACTAGAATAAGTCGATAGTTGACTTACCGAGGAAAGACGTATGCGTTGATGTTCACTTATTTGCTTGTACATAATGTAACCCATGATCATTCCTACTAAGTAAACAGGAATTCGTGAGTATGGTTGTAAGTATACCAGATTTAGATAGTTCTTTTCAGAAGACATGTCCGTCAATCTGTGTTTTAAAGagatatcatatcattttatttgccagcaaaaagacacatatacatataaaatattgcacaatatcaaaattacacataaatatataaattacacatgcaaagatataaaaatgtaaaccatggaaggtcataaagcaagaaattgaaattgaattgacccatgttggagaaaatagagagatggcatgccttaaccaggaacaatttaaacaaaggacaagagaacccctggcagggatagccagatagtgacaaagtcactttcaaagtggctaaacctaattgaTTCCCACAGGAACACAGACAATCCGCACAGGGGAACGgggcaaaggatgaatctacctACATTCTCCAACATAAGATGAGGCGTGATAATAATACAATGTAAGCACAACCTTTAGATAAAAATAAGCCTAAGCccaactaaaaactattttgaattccagctaattgttttgaaatgttttttgagattgtccaggaaattaaatatactaaacaagaattggtctttgagagatggaggaagttgatcaaaataaactgGAAAACGATTGAAGACAGTGTATTTAAAATTATCGGTTCTAGCATAAGAATGGGAGAACTTAAGAGAATTACTATGACGAGTATTGATGGAAATATACTCCAAAGGATCAATATCATGCTTGCAGTAAAAACACTTGGCAATAAAGGAAATAGCAAGATAATTGTATCTATTGCACACAGACATCAGACCTAGTTTTTCCAGGCGTACACCATACTCAAGCTCTCCCCTGGGTGTTGGAATACAGGCACGTGCCAGACGTCCCTGTATTTTTTCCAAAGATTTTAAGTGCCCACTTTGATGTGGAAGCCAGAAGAGATGGAGATGGATCAACGTCAGCTGTAAATTTTGCATATGACAAGCTGTGACAAGATGTGGCAAATACTTCAGTTCAACTttttcttaaggtggtactacacccctggccaattttgtacctatttttgcatttttctcaaaaattatagcgtattggtgataAGTAGgatttgtataattattataggggcaagaactacaactactgcactggatatttttatttcagcacagacaacagttgtggagttacagttgttacgagtcgtactaacTCAAggacaaaatcaccttttacccgaactcacacgaatgcacaacacaaatacactgtttgattaagctaacaaaatataagtctttaattgaaaacaaagtatgactggtacatataacaacaatattgcatatacaataaaatcacacaatcacagttttattctatcagtacttaaccagcggttacctccttgttggtgatcctagagttcttgcaatgttctggacgactgtggtaatatatccttattcacttgtcctgcgacaatcagcgaagtccagtgtacacttgcgtttataaatccttgcgtatgaaatcctcacacgaaaatgatgctgctttctcctattacttatcttcttgcgctgctctcTCCAAAAtatatcttcttgcgctgctttctccaaaatatatctccttgcgctgcttacttcaaaaatggtgtttctttcaccaatcactctttttccagggaacatgTTTCTTTAACtgaacacagctccgctgtttttgacagatgcgtggccttcacaaacccagcaaactccagcaattcgacagaagaactttaattctttgatgaggaagagcacttttgtgtgctcgcaatctccttcgttgctgtattaaaatagctcactTATTgactatataaactggttaaaatgcactaCTTACATGACATTTATTGCCAGGTGATTCTTGCCAATCAAAGAACCTGTTACCACCAAGCTAGCGAAGAGCATTACAGAAGCAACGAGTATACCAGCGTTTCGAGACCTGAGTGTAAGAAGTAAAACATTAAACTATTAGACAGTAGGACCGGAAAGACTACAGGTttgtgaagggggggggggcacgggaCTCGATTCCCCCGTAATTCGTGAACCCCGAATTTCCCCCCAATCCCGACTTTATACCAATATTGGGGACCACAGCCGCCGCCCCAcccttgcgcacgccactgcctaACAAAACATCCTAAATAGTAAGAACtatttttatatcatttgttTTTATGACGAACAattaatttcagaccatttttgTTGAAACCGGGAACGCTTTACTTTTCTGACCAATACGGTATGAGGCCAAAATAACTAACCACCCAGTGACCCCACCGGTTTgacttttttgcttataactcaagaacgaatGTCGCATATAagccaaactatactttttctgattcCTTGAGAGGGCCTTGAGatgagaggaatactttggtgtggTTTGTAACAAAAGTGTGAAATGTGACCCCTGATTGACTCCTACGATACCCACCACCAGATTAATGGCAAACACACAAATTATGATAGCTGAGGACActggctaacagaaaaacatgGTAGATGTAAATCCCTAAGGGGGATGGGGATGATCATCACcatcgttgtcatcatcatcatcatcatcatcatcatcatcatcatcatcgtcgtcgtcgtcgtcgtcgtcggtcggtcggtcggtcggtcggtgtCGTCGtcgtcggtcggtcggtcggtcggtcggtcggtcggtcggtcggtcggtcgtcgtcgtcgtcgtcgtcgtcgtcgtcgtcgtcgtcgtcgtcgtcgtcgtcgtcatcatcatcatcatcatatgggcatattttattatattcataATTCATACCTGAATAAAGGTAGTAGAATCAATGGAGATATgatgaaaaattgcatgtcacatGACAAATACCAAGACCACCCCATACACTGGAAAGAAACAAAAGGAGTCAACATAATCATGACATTCACGTAATATCTTGTGCCCGGATCTTGTGCTCCATCCTGCGGAGGGGACGCGGCATTAACATGGTTCACAGTCACTTTCGAAAAGAGTAGAATTCTAACGCCGGACTgcacgcctttgccctgacgtcagacgcaaactcgTCCTTTCAGTCTTGGATTATAATATTTATGTTTGTAAATGTATGACTATTAGGAAGTCCAATGATAAAGTTACCAAATCTAGCTGTGGGAAGTAAGTGTTGATGTAGAGAAGATTTCGCCACCAATACTTTTCGCATAGAGAAGCTGAGTAAATAGCTTGATACCACTTAGGTCCATCTCCGAAGTATGGATGATGGTAGATCATGAAGAGGATAACAAAGGCGTACAATGGAGTGATTCTGAAAATGAAACAATCAAACAAAAACCCGTGAACTGTGTACTCagaagtagactatgccatagtcgatttttgatcaatataacatgtcattaatcatgatgaaaggattcagttgaactcgaaattatactgatatttataacatcaaaatactagtataaaattgttatgaaaaagtttatataattatattagtgacagtaaaagtaaagtatacgcaggcttatattattgaaggcaacatatcataatgtcataattatattggcacttcaatactgaacaattctgattttagaatctaccagtttattaatcgcgaaagtccgggttaaaatcacttgggaagctaacaaacagagggggtacggtgactgaaaagatcagttgtgaaaatctatcaattgtgcacaaattaattaaatcagagttttaagcttaaatgcaataaacagagtatgcacaatggacaACTCAGAAGAAACATTCTGATTTAGTGTAACCATTTTAATAGAATTTTAATAGAGATTTTGCTCGATTGCCCAATTTAACTCGCATCTACGCAAACtcatctttatttatttatttatttatttatttatttattatttaacctgggttaacCTTTCTCCCAATCTTACAAAGCGCTTATTCTGTAGGATTCTGAAAATAACAAACCTCCATATCCGATGAAAATAGAACAGAAACCATGACATTTTCCCGTCAGATTTCGCCATCCGGGTAAATGTCAAATAGCAAAGCAGGAATCCactagaataataataataataataataataataataataataataataataataataataataataataataataatataataataatatcataataaagtcgtcgtcgtcatcatcgtcgtcgtcgtcgtcgtcatcgtcatcatcatcatcatcatcatcatcatcatcatcatcatcatcatcatcatcatcatcatcatcatcatccgtcTTTATTATCATCAACGGCAAAATGGATCTAATGTCAGCTTTTGATGTTCCCTTTCGGTACAAATCCGGCGGGGTCAAATACATATAGTCTGTCATCTTTTCTTTTGAAACAAAAACATACCTCATGAAAAAGAACGTGTCCACTGACGAATATGCATTGCCAACAGCTTGAAAGAAGTAACTGGGAAATATGTTTACCACTGCGGATGGGTTTTCTAGAGGGGTATAGAAAGTAGTTTAGTGATCCAACTTGTGGCTTTCATTTCAAGTAAAAAATAGGAAATTAAATATAAAGTAGTAACATTGTAATGGTAATCTTTCTGTATATACTAACCTATTCCAGCTGTGAAACCGAACACAAATATATGTCCAAGAGCTACCCATGTTATGCTGATAACACGTATACCATGCAGACATCCAATGGATTGGGACTGACCAATGGTGGTATCCAGAAGTTTGGATAAGTTTCGATTGAAAGCAAAACACAGAACAATTTCTTCAAGCATACCTGCAAATAAGAATACATTGTAATAGAATGGATCACCATTGAAGTTCTATAGATCCAGGTATACGATCACTATTTCCCTCGCAAGCTCATGAATTTGTGGTTCCTTCTCTGAtcatatagaggaatccaaatccacgcattcctacacctgactagcaggctttagttgggtagccgtcggctgcaatgcacccaaaatgtgaaatgattcggccttggcggaaattttaaactgcattccatcacccgttttacaccttccgcgaaaacacaggtagacaaaagaatgattaaagtttacaagcttctacatggtctattcgctgttgaagtgacataataatcggattaactacacgcggtatctatgcattgatgtacttgcgaacaaaaggactatgtatgaatagatgcgacgggattacctgcggaattatctccattatatatattattagctattattctattaaccctcctcgtccttgcatcttctctaggtgttaggcggcttttatttgcacaattggacgctcaaaacaccaggttggtgctagcggctacccaaagatgtccgaccaaatcctgaccatgacttggctcgttggattcgtctataccgtaCTAAGCTAACCTAAGCACCAAATTGAGTTCACACGAatctacatctgtgacgtcatcggagtcTCAATAagatccagtggcgtagatttctttttggcatggggggggggtggagttggaaaaaattcttcaagtatagtcaatccagcaccttttggcgacagaataagtttatggtacaattgcgtgtgaagcgcgcgaaaatgt carries:
- the LOC140164755 gene encoding nose resistant to fluoxetine protein 6-like, which gives rise to MDCDEAIVYLLQNDTATSVQALDAFGKVPAGVLAGNFEWLGDYDECTSLQDLQYCLINYGIKQPQTNVSMQGLQLKYGVCVPNVCSEDDIIRNIDNLTQSIPELQFLSLVTPMYADSPVNCQHFPQRPYDAGFICFTLFCLILAILMLSGAALDVFQKYKKRKMINDSKLRLPSHQSYGSTGKTNGVTMTTDLSLEEKKPLMDHEVKNVECSSSKIAGSKPSMLEEIVLCFAFNRNLSKLLDTTIGQSQSIGCLHGIRVISITWVALGHIFVFGFTAGIENPSAVVNIFPSYFFQAVGNAYSSVDTFFFMSGFLLCYLTFTRMAKSDGKMSWFLFYFHRIWRITPLYAFVILFMIYHHPYFGDGPKWYQAIYSASLCEKYWWRNLLYINTYFPQLDLCMGWSWYLSCDMQFFIISPLILLPLFRSRNAGILVASVMLFASLVVTGSLIGKNHLAINVILTDMSSEKNYLNLVYLQPYSRIPVYLVGMIMGYIMYKQISEHQRIRLSSIVVSVGWALAFAVGVSVIYGTYTSFGDTIFQSEWSNAVNVLYGTFSRLGWSLVLCWVVFACYYGYGGWINDFLCWSFWIPLSRLTFSAYLIHGLVIQTYFEAYPTSFHISVMSSTYIFCGSVMISYASAALLSIAIEYPFAGLEKLMLGKESQNSKDKDEDKSRDQNNVTTAT